The proteins below are encoded in one region of Danio rerio strain Tuebingen ecotype United States chromosome 12, GRCz12tu, whole genome shotgun sequence:
- the tdrkh gene encoding tudor and KH domain-containing protein isoform X3: protein MAAVQDGPWKSLSSGKKVALAAGISVGATVGYLIYRHIRNSTEQCQSKEESRISVPLDVYRSIARYQSAFLDIVNQKSGAQINVLPNTEEQNMVNFLIQGSPEQILIAQCALEKLATDCEVITDVIDVPQTAFGRIIGRGGETLKFINRVSGAKVNCSKDRGRTLEENGKITITGTRKEIQSAKEMIMEKVIENETVRKRISQASALRQRRKPPETQGPENELLKPNGKDLPTLVNELKQELPVTVNGYVDSTDTAENSLRSEDEEILSPVSPLEISKFEIPSPDLSFQPDEHLEVYVSASENPQHFWIQILGVRSLQLDKLTAEMSRFYNGDSSQEHRVETIIVGDIVAAPYRDHGTWNRARVLGIVGSGLVDLYYVDFGDNGELPREHLRSMRSDFLSLPFQAIECSLAGVRPEGEVWTEAALDDFERMTFCAEWKPLLAKLYSYSHSEISSWPSVKLYDNSQGKAVDLGKELIRLGHAVSCEDEGNGLRGDWDESRSLQKMLDDMTGATSELSMSCISLSEVASISGSVDDTIDEEFN, encoded by the exons ATGGCTGCGGTGCAGGATGGACCATGGAAGAGCCTGAGCTCTGGAAAGAAAGTGGCGTTGGCTGCTGGTATCTCGGTTGGAGCAACAGTTGGATACCTTATTTATCGTCACATTCGAAACAGCACTG AGCAATGCCAAAGCAAAGAGGAGTCCAGAATATCTGTTCCCCTTGATGTGTATCGATCTATTGCAAGATATCAAAGCGCCTTCTTGGACATT GTGAATCAGAAGTCTGGTGCCCAGATTAATGTGCTGCCGAACACTGAAGAGCAGAACATGGTGAATTTTCTGATCCAGGGCTCACCAGAACAGATTCTCATAGCTCAGTGTGCACTGGAGAAACTGGCTACCGACTGTGAGGTCATCACTGATGTCATAGACGTGCCTCAGACAGCCTTTGGACGAATTATAG GTCGTGGTGGAGAGACATTGAAGTTCATAAACCGAGTGTCAGGGGCGAAAGTGAACTGCTCCAAAGATCGTGGACGCACCTTAGAGGAGAACGGCAAGATCACTATTACTGGCACACGCAAAGAAATTCAGAGTGCTAAG GAGATGATCATGGAGAAGGTCATCGAGAACGAAACAGTACGAAAGCGGATAAGCCAGGCTTCTGCTCTGCGTCAGAGGAGGAAACCTCCAGAAACCCAAGGACCTGAGAATGAATTATTAAAGCCTAATGGAAAAGATTTGCCTACTCTAGTGAATGAGCTTAAACAAGAGCTGCCCGTTACTGTTAACGGCTATGTGGACAGCACTGATACAGCTGAAAACTCCCTCAGATCAGAAGACGAGGAGATTCTTTCTCCAGTCTCACCTCTGGAAATCTCCAAGTTTGAAA TTCCTAGTCCAGACCTGAGCTTCCAGCCCGATGAGCATCTGGAGGTGTACGTGTCTGCCTCGGAGAATCCTCAGCACTTTTGGATCCAGATCCTGGGAGTCCGTTCTCTACAGCTGGACAAACTGACAGCAGAAATGAGCCGTTTCTACAATGGTGATTCCTCACAG GAGCATAGAGTGGAGACTATTATAGTTGGAGACATAGTGGCTGCTCCGTACAGAGATCACGGCACGTGGAATCGGGCACGAGTGTTGGGAATTGTGGGATCAGGCCTGGTGGATCTGTATTATGTGGACTTTGGGGACAACGGGGAGCTTCCTCGGGAACATTTACGAAGCATGAG AAGTGACTTCCTGAGCTTGCCTTTTCAAGCCATTGAATGCAGTCTTGCAGGGGTTCGGCCAGaag GAGAGGTTTGGACTGAAGCAGCCCTGGATGACTTTGAACGCATGACATTCTGTGCTGAATGGAAACCTTTACTGGCTAAACTCTACAGCTACTCTCATTCTGAGATCTCATCCTGGCCTAGTGTCAAACTTTATGACAACAGCCAGGGAAAG GCTGTGGATCTCGGTAAAGAATTGATTCGTCTCGGTCATGCTGTGAGCTGTGAGGATGAAGGAAATGGGCTGAGGGGAGACTGGGATGAGTCCAGATCACTGCAGAAGATGCTG GACGACATGACTGGAGCCACATCAGAACTCAGTATGTCCTGCATCAGTTTATCAG AAGTTGCCTCTATTTCCGGAAGTGTGGATGACACTATAGATGAGGAGTTCAACTGA
- the tdrkh gene encoding tudor and KH domain-containing protein isoform X1: MDVAVPKSRVFLNYSPTALFSQWSLPVTPTQVMAAVQDGPWKSLSSGKKVALAAGISVGATVGYLIYRHIRNSTEQCQSKEESRISVPLDVYRSIARYQSAFLDIVNQKSGAQINVLPNTEEQNMVNFLIQGSPEQILIAQCALEKLATDCEVITDVIDVPQTAFGRIIGRGGETLKFINRVSGAKVNCSKDRGRTLEENGKITITGTRKEIQSAKEMIMEKVIENETVRKRISQASALRQRRKPPETQGPENELLKPNGKDLPTLVNELKQELPVTVNGYVDSTDTAENSLRSEDEEILSPVSPLEISKFEIPSPDLSFQPDEHLEVYVSASENPQHFWIQILGVRSLQLDKLTAEMSRFYNGDSSQEHRVETIIVGDIVAAPYRDHGTWNRARVLGIVGSGLVDLYYVDFGDNGELPREHLRSMRSDFLSLPFQAIECSLAGVRPEGEVWTEAALDDFERMTFCAEWKPLLAKLYSYSHSEISSWPSVKLYDNSQGKAVDLGKELIRLGHAVSCEDEGNGLRGDWDESRSLQKMLDDMTGATSELSMSCISLSGSPWVNDQLESSSRLSSSIELERADVDQNSTFKLMSSYSLIHSTPSQNLSDLVSQILETSSSMQDPPVQSNSLTPASPLHQLEISSSFSSPLNVETVTSALDSFTLNDEVFLGSHYYGRNEKTTSSASEETGSSYTLETHSENTESSNSSDGIRGVWYYLTSSRDSSEASLSTTMPHSSTTSSSYSTEACEESDASSGSVIELSSDSSRSVEDAKIALRTDNQTSDLEIITLSDGSSSGSEFVNISEEREHESETAGYLEESDPLKCDVRCQTSGFNEDVLCNKAESGRRGSGLKNMGLKSNTGENGDESTREVASISGSVDDTIDEEFN; this comes from the exons ATGGATGTGGCAGTCCCTAAATCCCGTGTGTTTCTGAACTACAGTCCCACTGCCCTGTTTTCACA GTGGAGTTTACCGGTTACTCCCACCCAAGTGATGGCTGCGGTGCAGGATGGACCATGGAAGAGCCTGAGCTCTGGAAAGAAAGTGGCGTTGGCTGCTGGTATCTCGGTTGGAGCAACAGTTGGATACCTTATTTATCGTCACATTCGAAACAGCACTG AGCAATGCCAAAGCAAAGAGGAGTCCAGAATATCTGTTCCCCTTGATGTGTATCGATCTATTGCAAGATATCAAAGCGCCTTCTTGGACATT GTGAATCAGAAGTCTGGTGCCCAGATTAATGTGCTGCCGAACACTGAAGAGCAGAACATGGTGAATTTTCTGATCCAGGGCTCACCAGAACAGATTCTCATAGCTCAGTGTGCACTGGAGAAACTGGCTACCGACTGTGAGGTCATCACTGATGTCATAGACGTGCCTCAGACAGCCTTTGGACGAATTATAG GTCGTGGTGGAGAGACATTGAAGTTCATAAACCGAGTGTCAGGGGCGAAAGTGAACTGCTCCAAAGATCGTGGACGCACCTTAGAGGAGAACGGCAAGATCACTATTACTGGCACACGCAAAGAAATTCAGAGTGCTAAG GAGATGATCATGGAGAAGGTCATCGAGAACGAAACAGTACGAAAGCGGATAAGCCAGGCTTCTGCTCTGCGTCAGAGGAGGAAACCTCCAGAAACCCAAGGACCTGAGAATGAATTATTAAAGCCTAATGGAAAAGATTTGCCTACTCTAGTGAATGAGCTTAAACAAGAGCTGCCCGTTACTGTTAACGGCTATGTGGACAGCACTGATACAGCTGAAAACTCCCTCAGATCAGAAGACGAGGAGATTCTTTCTCCAGTCTCACCTCTGGAAATCTCCAAGTTTGAAA TTCCTAGTCCAGACCTGAGCTTCCAGCCCGATGAGCATCTGGAGGTGTACGTGTCTGCCTCGGAGAATCCTCAGCACTTTTGGATCCAGATCCTGGGAGTCCGTTCTCTACAGCTGGACAAACTGACAGCAGAAATGAGCCGTTTCTACAATGGTGATTCCTCACAG GAGCATAGAGTGGAGACTATTATAGTTGGAGACATAGTGGCTGCTCCGTACAGAGATCACGGCACGTGGAATCGGGCACGAGTGTTGGGAATTGTGGGATCAGGCCTGGTGGATCTGTATTATGTGGACTTTGGGGACAACGGGGAGCTTCCTCGGGAACATTTACGAAGCATGAG AAGTGACTTCCTGAGCTTGCCTTTTCAAGCCATTGAATGCAGTCTTGCAGGGGTTCGGCCAGaag GAGAGGTTTGGACTGAAGCAGCCCTGGATGACTTTGAACGCATGACATTCTGTGCTGAATGGAAACCTTTACTGGCTAAACTCTACAGCTACTCTCATTCTGAGATCTCATCCTGGCCTAGTGTCAAACTTTATGACAACAGCCAGGGAAAG GCTGTGGATCTCGGTAAAGAATTGATTCGTCTCGGTCATGCTGTGAGCTGTGAGGATGAAGGAAATGGGCTGAGGGGAGACTGGGATGAGTCCAGATCACTGCAGAAGATGCTG GACGACATGACTGGAGCCACATCAGAACTCAGTATGTCCTGCATCAGTTTATCAG GTTCACCATGGGTAAATGATCAGCTGGAAAGCTCTTCACGTCTCTCGAGCTCTATAGAGTTGGAGCGAGCCGATGTGGACCAGAACTCAACTTTTAAACTCATGTCTTCCTACTCCCTGATCCACTCCACTCCATCTCAAAACTTGAGTGACCTGGTCAGCCAAATCCTTGAGACGTCTTCATCCATGCAAGACCCTCCAGTCCAATCCAACAGCTTAACTCCAGCATCGCCATTACATCAGCTGGAAATCTCATCTTCATTTTCCTCTCCGTTGAACGTGGAGACTGTGACATCAGCGCTGGATTCATTCACTCTCAACGATGAAGTCTTCCTCGGATCCCATTATTACGGCAGAAACGAGAAGACGACGTCCAGCGCGTCAGAAGAGACGGGTTCGTCTTATACGCTGGAGACTCACAGTGAGAATACAGAGAGCAGCAACAGCAGTGATGGTATTAGGGGGGTGTGGTATTACCTCACTTCCTCTAGAGACTCGTCTGAAGCGTCTCTCAGCACCACCATGCCTCATTCATCCACTACATCTTCCTCTTACTCGACTGAGGCCTGTGAGGAGAGCGATGCATCCTCTGGGTCTGTGATTGAGCTGAGTTCAGACTCATCCAGGAGCGTTGAAGATGCTAAAATAGCGCTCAGAACAGATAATCAGACTTCAGATCTAGAGATTATCACACTGAGTGACGGTAGCAGCTCTGGGAGTGAATTTGTTAACATTTCTGAAGAGCGTGAACATGAGTCTGAGACTGCAGGATATTTAGAGGAATCAGATCCACTGAAATGTGATGTGAGATGCCAGACGTCAGGCTTTAATGAAGATGTGTTGTGTAATAAAGCTGAAAGTGGAAGAAGAGGAAGTGGACTAAAAAACATGGGTTTAAAAAGTAATACGGGAGAAAATGGAGACGAGTCAACAAGAG AAGTTGCCTCTATTTCCGGAAGTGTGGATGACACTATAGATGAGGAGTTCAACTGA
- the tdrkh gene encoding tudor and KH domain-containing protein isoform X2, producing MAAVQDGPWKSLSSGKKVALAAGISVGATVGYLIYRHIRNSTEQCQSKEESRISVPLDVYRSIARYQSAFLDIVNQKSGAQINVLPNTEEQNMVNFLIQGSPEQILIAQCALEKLATDCEVITDVIDVPQTAFGRIIGRGGETLKFINRVSGAKVNCSKDRGRTLEENGKITITGTRKEIQSAKEMIMEKVIENETVRKRISQASALRQRRKPPETQGPENELLKPNGKDLPTLVNELKQELPVTVNGYVDSTDTAENSLRSEDEEILSPVSPLEISKFEIPSPDLSFQPDEHLEVYVSASENPQHFWIQILGVRSLQLDKLTAEMSRFYNGDSSQEHRVETIIVGDIVAAPYRDHGTWNRARVLGIVGSGLVDLYYVDFGDNGELPREHLRSMRSDFLSLPFQAIECSLAGVRPEGEVWTEAALDDFERMTFCAEWKPLLAKLYSYSHSEISSWPSVKLYDNSQGKAVDLGKELIRLGHAVSCEDEGNGLRGDWDESRSLQKMLDDMTGATSELSMSCISLSGSPWVNDQLESSSRLSSSIELERADVDQNSTFKLMSSYSLIHSTPSQNLSDLVSQILETSSSMQDPPVQSNSLTPASPLHQLEISSSFSSPLNVETVTSALDSFTLNDEVFLGSHYYGRNEKTTSSASEETGSSYTLETHSENTESSNSSDGIRGVWYYLTSSRDSSEASLSTTMPHSSTTSSSYSTEACEESDASSGSVIELSSDSSRSVEDAKIALRTDNQTSDLEIITLSDGSSSGSEFVNISEEREHESETAGYLEESDPLKCDVRCQTSGFNEDVLCNKAESGRRGSGLKNMGLKSNTGENGDESTREVASISGSVDDTIDEEFN from the exons ATGGCTGCGGTGCAGGATGGACCATGGAAGAGCCTGAGCTCTGGAAAGAAAGTGGCGTTGGCTGCTGGTATCTCGGTTGGAGCAACAGTTGGATACCTTATTTATCGTCACATTCGAAACAGCACTG AGCAATGCCAAAGCAAAGAGGAGTCCAGAATATCTGTTCCCCTTGATGTGTATCGATCTATTGCAAGATATCAAAGCGCCTTCTTGGACATT GTGAATCAGAAGTCTGGTGCCCAGATTAATGTGCTGCCGAACACTGAAGAGCAGAACATGGTGAATTTTCTGATCCAGGGCTCACCAGAACAGATTCTCATAGCTCAGTGTGCACTGGAGAAACTGGCTACCGACTGTGAGGTCATCACTGATGTCATAGACGTGCCTCAGACAGCCTTTGGACGAATTATAG GTCGTGGTGGAGAGACATTGAAGTTCATAAACCGAGTGTCAGGGGCGAAAGTGAACTGCTCCAAAGATCGTGGACGCACCTTAGAGGAGAACGGCAAGATCACTATTACTGGCACACGCAAAGAAATTCAGAGTGCTAAG GAGATGATCATGGAGAAGGTCATCGAGAACGAAACAGTACGAAAGCGGATAAGCCAGGCTTCTGCTCTGCGTCAGAGGAGGAAACCTCCAGAAACCCAAGGACCTGAGAATGAATTATTAAAGCCTAATGGAAAAGATTTGCCTACTCTAGTGAATGAGCTTAAACAAGAGCTGCCCGTTACTGTTAACGGCTATGTGGACAGCACTGATACAGCTGAAAACTCCCTCAGATCAGAAGACGAGGAGATTCTTTCTCCAGTCTCACCTCTGGAAATCTCCAAGTTTGAAA TTCCTAGTCCAGACCTGAGCTTCCAGCCCGATGAGCATCTGGAGGTGTACGTGTCTGCCTCGGAGAATCCTCAGCACTTTTGGATCCAGATCCTGGGAGTCCGTTCTCTACAGCTGGACAAACTGACAGCAGAAATGAGCCGTTTCTACAATGGTGATTCCTCACAG GAGCATAGAGTGGAGACTATTATAGTTGGAGACATAGTGGCTGCTCCGTACAGAGATCACGGCACGTGGAATCGGGCACGAGTGTTGGGAATTGTGGGATCAGGCCTGGTGGATCTGTATTATGTGGACTTTGGGGACAACGGGGAGCTTCCTCGGGAACATTTACGAAGCATGAG AAGTGACTTCCTGAGCTTGCCTTTTCAAGCCATTGAATGCAGTCTTGCAGGGGTTCGGCCAGaag GAGAGGTTTGGACTGAAGCAGCCCTGGATGACTTTGAACGCATGACATTCTGTGCTGAATGGAAACCTTTACTGGCTAAACTCTACAGCTACTCTCATTCTGAGATCTCATCCTGGCCTAGTGTCAAACTTTATGACAACAGCCAGGGAAAG GCTGTGGATCTCGGTAAAGAATTGATTCGTCTCGGTCATGCTGTGAGCTGTGAGGATGAAGGAAATGGGCTGAGGGGAGACTGGGATGAGTCCAGATCACTGCAGAAGATGCTG GACGACATGACTGGAGCCACATCAGAACTCAGTATGTCCTGCATCAGTTTATCAG GTTCACCATGGGTAAATGATCAGCTGGAAAGCTCTTCACGTCTCTCGAGCTCTATAGAGTTGGAGCGAGCCGATGTGGACCAGAACTCAACTTTTAAACTCATGTCTTCCTACTCCCTGATCCACTCCACTCCATCTCAAAACTTGAGTGACCTGGTCAGCCAAATCCTTGAGACGTCTTCATCCATGCAAGACCCTCCAGTCCAATCCAACAGCTTAACTCCAGCATCGCCATTACATCAGCTGGAAATCTCATCTTCATTTTCCTCTCCGTTGAACGTGGAGACTGTGACATCAGCGCTGGATTCATTCACTCTCAACGATGAAGTCTTCCTCGGATCCCATTATTACGGCAGAAACGAGAAGACGACGTCCAGCGCGTCAGAAGAGACGGGTTCGTCTTATACGCTGGAGACTCACAGTGAGAATACAGAGAGCAGCAACAGCAGTGATGGTATTAGGGGGGTGTGGTATTACCTCACTTCCTCTAGAGACTCGTCTGAAGCGTCTCTCAGCACCACCATGCCTCATTCATCCACTACATCTTCCTCTTACTCGACTGAGGCCTGTGAGGAGAGCGATGCATCCTCTGGGTCTGTGATTGAGCTGAGTTCAGACTCATCCAGGAGCGTTGAAGATGCTAAAATAGCGCTCAGAACAGATAATCAGACTTCAGATCTAGAGATTATCACACTGAGTGACGGTAGCAGCTCTGGGAGTGAATTTGTTAACATTTCTGAAGAGCGTGAACATGAGTCTGAGACTGCAGGATATTTAGAGGAATCAGATCCACTGAAATGTGATGTGAGATGCCAGACGTCAGGCTTTAATGAAGATGTGTTGTGTAATAAAGCTGAAAGTGGAAGAAGAGGAAGTGGACTAAAAAACATGGGTTTAAAAAGTAATACGGGAGAAAATGGAGACGAGTCAACAAGAG AAGTTGCCTCTATTTCCGGAAGTGTGGATGACACTATAGATGAGGAGTTCAACTGA
- the tdrkh gene encoding tudor and KH domain-containing protein gives MDVAVPKSRVFLNYSPTALFSQWSLPVTPTQVMAAVQDGPWKSLSSGKKVALAAGISVGATVGYLIYRHIRNSTEQCQSKEESRISVPLDVYRSIARYQSAFLDIVNQKSGAQINVLPNTEEQNMVNFLIQGSPEQILIAQCALEKLATDCEVITDVIDVPQTAFGRIIGRGGETLKFINRVSGAKVNCSKDRGRTLEENGKITITGTRKEIQSAKEMIMEKVIENETVRKRISQASALRQRRKPPETQGPENELLKPNGKDLPTLVNELKQELPVTVNGYVDSTDTAENSLRSEDEEILSPVSPLEISKFEIPSPDLSFQPDEHLEVYVSASENPQHFWIQILGVRSLQLDKLTAEMSRFYNGDSSQEHRVETIIVGDIVAAPYRDHGTWNRARVLGIVGSGLVDLYYVDFGDNGELPREHLRSMRSDFLSLPFQAIECSLAGVRPEGEVWTEAALDDFERMTFCAEWKPLLAKLYSYSHSEISSWPSVKLYDNSQGKAVDLGKELIRLGHAVSCEDEGNGLRGDWDESRSLQKMLDDMTGATSELSMSCISLSEVASISGSVDDTIDEEFN, from the exons ATGGATGTGGCAGTCCCTAAATCCCGTGTGTTTCTGAACTACAGTCCCACTGCCCTGTTTTCACA GTGGAGTTTACCGGTTACTCCCACCCAAGTGATGGCTGCGGTGCAGGATGGACCATGGAAGAGCCTGAGCTCTGGAAAGAAAGTGGCGTTGGCTGCTGGTATCTCGGTTGGAGCAACAGTTGGATACCTTATTTATCGTCACATTCGAAACAGCACTG AGCAATGCCAAAGCAAAGAGGAGTCCAGAATATCTGTTCCCCTTGATGTGTATCGATCTATTGCAAGATATCAAAGCGCCTTCTTGGACATT GTGAATCAGAAGTCTGGTGCCCAGATTAATGTGCTGCCGAACACTGAAGAGCAGAACATGGTGAATTTTCTGATCCAGGGCTCACCAGAACAGATTCTCATAGCTCAGTGTGCACTGGAGAAACTGGCTACCGACTGTGAGGTCATCACTGATGTCATAGACGTGCCTCAGACAGCCTTTGGACGAATTATAG GTCGTGGTGGAGAGACATTGAAGTTCATAAACCGAGTGTCAGGGGCGAAAGTGAACTGCTCCAAAGATCGTGGACGCACCTTAGAGGAGAACGGCAAGATCACTATTACTGGCACACGCAAAGAAATTCAGAGTGCTAAG GAGATGATCATGGAGAAGGTCATCGAGAACGAAACAGTACGAAAGCGGATAAGCCAGGCTTCTGCTCTGCGTCAGAGGAGGAAACCTCCAGAAACCCAAGGACCTGAGAATGAATTATTAAAGCCTAATGGAAAAGATTTGCCTACTCTAGTGAATGAGCTTAAACAAGAGCTGCCCGTTACTGTTAACGGCTATGTGGACAGCACTGATACAGCTGAAAACTCCCTCAGATCAGAAGACGAGGAGATTCTTTCTCCAGTCTCACCTCTGGAAATCTCCAAGTTTGAAA TTCCTAGTCCAGACCTGAGCTTCCAGCCCGATGAGCATCTGGAGGTGTACGTGTCTGCCTCGGAGAATCCTCAGCACTTTTGGATCCAGATCCTGGGAGTCCGTTCTCTACAGCTGGACAAACTGACAGCAGAAATGAGCCGTTTCTACAATGGTGATTCCTCACAG GAGCATAGAGTGGAGACTATTATAGTTGGAGACATAGTGGCTGCTCCGTACAGAGATCACGGCACGTGGAATCGGGCACGAGTGTTGGGAATTGTGGGATCAGGCCTGGTGGATCTGTATTATGTGGACTTTGGGGACAACGGGGAGCTTCCTCGGGAACATTTACGAAGCATGAG AAGTGACTTCCTGAGCTTGCCTTTTCAAGCCATTGAATGCAGTCTTGCAGGGGTTCGGCCAGaag GAGAGGTTTGGACTGAAGCAGCCCTGGATGACTTTGAACGCATGACATTCTGTGCTGAATGGAAACCTTTACTGGCTAAACTCTACAGCTACTCTCATTCTGAGATCTCATCCTGGCCTAGTGTCAAACTTTATGACAACAGCCAGGGAAAG GCTGTGGATCTCGGTAAAGAATTGATTCGTCTCGGTCATGCTGTGAGCTGTGAGGATGAAGGAAATGGGCTGAGGGGAGACTGGGATGAGTCCAGATCACTGCAGAAGATGCTG GACGACATGACTGGAGCCACATCAGAACTCAGTATGTCCTGCATCAGTTTATCAG AAGTTGCCTCTATTTCCGGAAGTGTGGATGACACTATAGATGAGGAGTTCAACTGA